A genome region from Rhodopseudomonas boonkerdii includes the following:
- a CDS encoding ANTAR domain-containing response regulator, with product MSDKSPKIVIVDESPIRAAILEEGLREAGYGDVHHIREMQNLLARVYQLDPDVIVIDLENPSRDVLEQMFQVSRAVRRPVAMFVDQSDAESARASVEAGVSSYIVDGLKKERIKPILDLCISRFNAFSKLQDELERTKSALEERKIIDRAKGIVMKLKGLNEEEAYVLLRSTAMREKKKIGEIAQSIITAAELLK from the coding sequence ATGTCCGATAAGTCGCCCAAGATCGTCATCGTCGACGAAAGCCCGATCCGGGCCGCCATCCTTGAAGAAGGATTGCGCGAAGCCGGTTATGGCGACGTGCATCATATCCGGGAAATGCAGAACCTGTTGGCCCGGGTCTACCAGCTCGATCCCGACGTGATTGTCATCGATCTGGAAAATCCGAGCCGTGACGTATTGGAACAAATGTTCCAGGTGTCGCGTGCCGTCCGCCGGCCAGTGGCCATGTTCGTCGACCAAAGCGATGCCGAGTCGGCACGCGCTTCCGTCGAGGCAGGGGTATCGTCCTACATCGTGGACGGACTGAAGAAAGAGCGGATCAAGCCGATCCTCGATCTCTGCATCTCCCGCTTCAATGCCTTCTCCAAACTGCAGGACGAACTCGAGCGCACCAAATCGGCGCTGGAAGAGCGCAAGATCATCGATCGTGCAAAGGGCATCGTGATGAAGCTCAAGGGCCTCAATGAAGAGGAGGCCTATGTGCTGCTGCGCTCGACGGCAATGCGCGAGAAGAAGAAAATCGGCGAGATCGCACAGTCGATCATCACCGCAGCGGAGTTGCTGAAATGA
- the rimO gene encoding 30S ribosomal protein S12 methylthiotransferase RimO → MQQAAAPKISFVSLGCPKALVDSERIITRLRAEGYELARKHDGADVVIVNTCGFLDSAKQESLGAIGEAMAVNGKVIVTGCMGAEPEQIEAAYPNVLSITGPQQYESVLEAVHRALPPVHNPHIDLVPPQGIKLTPRHYAYLKISEGCNNRCTFCIIPKLRGDLVSRSAKDVLLEAEKLVKAGVKELLVVSQDTSAYGVDIKYAESPWKDRSVRAKFYDLAKELGELGAWVRLQYVYPYPHVDEVIGLMTPTSNILPYLDIPFQHAAPNVLKAMKRPASQDKTLGRIKAWREQCPDLVLRSTFIVGFPGETEDDFQYLLDWLDEAQIDRVGAFKYEPVAGAASNSIGLDVPDELKQQRWNALMERQQKISARRLKRKVGTRQQVIIDEVGPTVSKGRSKADAPDIDGAVYVTARRPLKVGEIVTAKIERADNYDLHGSVAGF, encoded by the coding sequence ATGCAACAGGCCGCCGCGCCCAAAATCTCGTTTGTGTCCTTAGGATGCCCCAAAGCCTTGGTCGATTCCGAGCGCATCATCACGCGCCTGCGCGCCGAGGGCTATGAGCTCGCTCGCAAGCATGACGGCGCCGATGTCGTCATCGTCAATACCTGTGGCTTCCTCGACAGCGCCAAGCAGGAGTCGCTCGGTGCGATCGGCGAGGCCATGGCGGTCAACGGCAAGGTGATCGTTACCGGCTGCATGGGCGCCGAGCCCGAGCAGATCGAGGCCGCCTATCCCAACGTGCTGTCGATCACCGGCCCACAGCAATATGAAAGCGTGCTGGAGGCCGTGCACCGCGCGCTGCCGCCGGTGCACAATCCGCATATCGACCTCGTCCCCCCGCAGGGTATCAAGCTGACGCCGCGGCACTACGCCTATCTCAAGATTTCCGAAGGCTGCAACAACCGCTGCACTTTCTGCATCATCCCGAAGCTGCGCGGCGATCTCGTGTCGCGCTCGGCAAAGGATGTGCTGCTCGAGGCCGAGAAACTCGTGAAGGCCGGCGTCAAGGAACTGCTGGTGGTCTCGCAGGACACCTCGGCCTACGGCGTCGATATCAAATATGCCGAGAGTCCGTGGAAGGATCGTAGCGTCCGCGCAAAATTCTACGACCTCGCCAAGGAGCTCGGCGAACTCGGCGCCTGGGTGCGCCTGCAATATGTCTATCCCTACCCGCATGTGGATGAGGTCATCGGATTGATGACTCCGACCAGCAATATCCTCCCTTATCTCGACATCCCCTTCCAGCACGCCGCTCCCAATGTCTTGAAGGCCATGAAGCGCCCGGCGTCGCAAGACAAGACCCTTGGCCGCATCAAGGCCTGGCGCGAGCAGTGTCCCGATCTTGTGCTGCGCTCGACCTTCATCGTCGGCTTCCCCGGCGAGACCGAGGATGATTTCCAGTATCTGCTCGACTGGCTGGACGAAGCACAGATCGATCGCGTCGGCGCATTCAAATATGAGCCGGTGGCGGGAGCGGCGTCCAACAGCATCGGTCTCGATGTGCCGGACGAGCTGAAGCAGCAGCGCTGGAACGCGCTGATGGAGCGCCAGCAGAAGATTTCGGCACGCCGTCTCAAGCGCAAGGTCGGGACGCGGCAGCAGGTGATCATCGACGAGGTCGGCCCGACGGTATCGAAAGGCCGATCGAAAGCCGATGCACCGGACATTGACGGTGCGGTCTATGTCACCGCCCGCCGGCCGTTGAAGGTCGGCGAGATCGTCACGGCCAAGATTGAGCGTGCGGACAACTACGATCTTCACGGCAGCGTGGCCGGGTTCTAG
- a CDS encoding CynX/NimT family MFS transporter, protein MRSRWTILAVLFVARMAIAFQFQSVAAVAPQFSQSLAEVGVLIGLYFAPGAVLALPGGAIGRRHGDKVTVLAGLLMMLAGELLMTASPSWSAQIAGRLTAGIGGVLLNVLMTKMVADWFAGREIATAMAIFINAWPAGIAISLMLLPAIGATFGLHAVNVAVTGVILIGLCLITLVYRAPDASVRIEGERGKLTVRTICAVIAAGVIWSLYNISLTMIFSFGPSMLVERGWSSAAAGSTISIVLWLAVFSVPFGGFLADRTKRGEAILVAGCIAFALLTLLLSRSGALLPIVVAVGIFCGLPAGAIMSLPASVLELKTRPIGMGLFYTVYYVGMLVGPVIGGKLSASVGSVSVALDFGAVALLVCPIVLWLFRRIAAGRHRPAVATT, encoded by the coding sequence ATGCGAAGCCGCTGGACGATTCTTGCTGTCCTGTTCGTCGCCCGTATGGCCATCGCCTTTCAGTTTCAGAGCGTCGCGGCTGTGGCGCCACAGTTCAGTCAGAGCCTGGCCGAGGTCGGCGTTCTGATCGGGCTCTATTTCGCGCCGGGGGCCGTGCTCGCCTTGCCCGGCGGCGCGATCGGTCGCCGCCATGGTGACAAGGTGACGGTTCTCGCCGGACTGTTGATGATGCTGGCGGGCGAACTGCTGATGACCGCGTCACCGTCATGGAGCGCACAGATCGCAGGCCGACTGACCGCGGGCATCGGCGGTGTTCTCTTGAACGTTCTGATGACCAAGATGGTGGCAGACTGGTTTGCCGGCCGGGAAATTGCCACCGCGATGGCCATTTTCATCAACGCGTGGCCGGCTGGCATCGCAATCTCACTGATGCTGTTGCCAGCAATCGGAGCGACATTCGGGCTGCATGCGGTCAACGTTGCTGTCACAGGGGTAATCCTTATCGGTCTCTGCCTCATCACTTTGGTCTATCGTGCGCCGGATGCGTCCGTCAGGATTGAAGGAGAGCGCGGTAAGCTGACCGTCCGCACGATCTGCGCCGTGATTGCTGCCGGGGTTATCTGGTCCCTCTACAATATCAGCCTTACAATGATCTTCAGTTTCGGCCCGTCAATGCTTGTCGAGCGGGGGTGGTCCAGCGCAGCGGCGGGATCTACCATTAGTATTGTACTCTGGCTCGCCGTGTTTTCGGTTCCGTTCGGCGGCTTCCTCGCCGATCGGACCAAGCGCGGCGAGGCCATCCTCGTGGCAGGCTGCATTGCCTTTGCGCTTCTGACACTTCTTCTGTCGCGAAGCGGCGCGCTGCTACCCATCGTCGTTGCTGTGGGTATCTTCTGCGGCTTACCTGCTGGTGCGATCATGAGCCTGCCCGCGAGCGTGCTCGAACTGAAGACGCGGCCGATCGGAATGGGGCTATTTTACACGGTCTACTATGTCGGGATGCTGGTCGGACCGGTGATCGGAGGAAAGCTCTCCGCGTCGGTCGGCTCCGTGAGCGTCGCACTCGACTTCGGCGCCGTCGCACTCCTGGTTTGCCCGATCGTCCTGTGGCTCTTTCGCCGTATTGCTGCCGGCCGGCATCGGCCGGCCGTTGCAACGACTTGA